ccttcttcTGGGGCTGTGTGTTGGtgctgtcggtgtgtgggtggtggtatacttttttttcctagttaCGATCTTCCGAGGTTATAATCTTGCAATTTTTTCCTACTCTATCtcgttaaaaaaaacatttatcaCATTATGTGTATACCTTGTGTTGTGTGCTTTGCCTGCAGTGCTCTCTGCGGTGAGCGGGATCAGGGAGAAAGCTCCAAACTTGACTCAGAGTATGTGTGACAGAATTTTATCCAGAATTTGTCACTGAATGATTCAGAAAATGTTTTGAACCAAAGAAACCTGACATTTAAATTTTCTTGGTGGTGTTTTTTGCAGCGCAAGTCGTGCTGATCTCGGTGGCCATCCTGTTCATGCTCTTCTCCGTCCAGCGGTTCGGCACCGACAAGGTCGGCTACACCTTCGCCCCGATCATCTCGGTGTGGTTCCTCCTCATCGCCGGCATCGGGCTGTACAACCTCGTCGTCCACGAGATCACCATCCTCAAGGCCTTCAATCCGTGGTACATCGTGCAGTACTTCAGGAGGAACGGCAAGAAGGGTTGGGTGTCTCTCGGTGGCGTCGTCCTCTGTGTCACAGGTAATTAATTATACTTAATTACCTTCCATTTTCTGACAAATGTTACACAAATGTAACTGCAGATGAATCCATTCCTAATTCTGTTGTAGCCTGTAGTAAATTTTTACTGATTCTGACTAGCTGTAAGTAATAACCTTAATatgattccatctgcaacaggcaCAGAGGGAATGTTTGCCGACCTGGGCCATTTCAACATCAGGGCCGTGCAGGTATGTATATATGGACACACACCTGACACCCATGCTTTGTCTGAGAAATAGCAGTAGCCAGGGTTTGAATATCGCGCAGCACGGTTATCGTACTAACCACGTGCGGTaaccttttcagtttttttaaacCCTCGGTTTTTCACGGTAACCGTGATATCGCTGGGTAGCAGTAACCCTCACCAAAACGCGAGGAAGGGGAACCCCTTGTAGTAACAACCTGgatgtctgaactctgaaacggctctggttttttctttctgtCGCAGATCAGCTTCAACTGCATCCTGTTCCCATCGGTGGCGCTCTGCTACATCGGGCAGGCAGCGTACCTGAGGAAATTCCCTGAGAATGTCAGTGACACCTTCTACAAATCCATCCCAGGCAAGTACAGAGATCGACTGAATTTTGGTAGAACAGAGTATATTCATCACTGACGCTTACTCTGCTCTGCTAACTCTGTCTTCTtcatgtgctgctgctgctgcatcgcaGGGCCGCTGTTCTGGCCGACGTTCATCGTCGCGATCCTCGCCGCCATCATCGCCAGCCAGGCCATGCTCTCCGGCGCGTTTGCCATCCTCTCCAAGGCGCTGTCCCTCGGGTGCTTGCCCAGGGTCCGGGTGATCCACACCTCTAAGAAGTACGAGGGGCAGGTGTACATCCCCGAGGTGAACTTCATGATGGGTCTCGCCAGCATCATCGTCACCATCGCCTTCAGGACCACCACCAGCATCGGCAACGCCTACGGTAACATCTCTTTTTCTCATCATCAGTTTAAACTTTTAGGTTGAACTGGTTGATCGACTGATATGATCTATTGAGTTGAAATATGGTtttcaattttgaaatttaGTAAATTTCGATATTTTTGAccgaaattatttaaaaatttgattaattttgaataaatttgaataaaattcgACCAAGTTCACataaatttgcaaaaaaaagagaaaatttcgGATGAGCTATGTGCTTGGCGGTGGGGggcgaaatttctgaaatttcaatCCCTGAGTTGAACTGGTTGACTAACTGGTTTGAGCTTTTGAGTTGAACTGGTTGACTGATTGATATGAGCTTTTGTGTTGAACTGATCGGTAACTGATCTGAACGTTTATGGGTGTATATAGGGATCTGTGTGGTGACGACGTTCATGGTGACGACGCACCTGATGACGGTGGTGATGCTGCTGATATGGAAGAAGCACCTGGTGTTCATCCTGCTCTTCTACTGCGTGTTCGGGTTCACGGAGGTGGTGTACCTGTCGTCGATCCTGTCCAAGTTCGTGGACGGCGGGTACCTCCCCTTCTGCTTCGCCATGGTGCtgatgacgatgatggcgaCGTGGCACTACGTCCACGTGCGGCGCTACTGGTACGAGCTGGACCACATCGTCCCCACGGCGGAGCTGGCGTCGCTGCTGGAGGAgaacggcggcgtgcggcgggtCCCCGGCGTGGGCCTCCTCTACACGGAGCTCGTCCAGGGCATCCCGCCGCTGTTCCCGCGCCTCGTCCGCAAGATCCCCTCGGTCCACGCCGTCTTCGTCTTCATCTCCATCAAGCACCTCCCCATCccgcacgtcgccgccgccgagcgcttCCTGTTCCGCCAGGTCGgcccccgcgcccgccgcgtcttCCGCTGCGTCGCCCGCTACGGCTACACCGACGCCCTCGAGGAGCCCCGGGAGTTCGCCGCCTTCCTCGTCGACGGCCTCAAGATGTTCATCCAGGAGGAGTCCGCCTTCGCTCCTCATCAAGAGATGatcgatgccgccgccgacgacgacgacgaggcggcggcgaggccgaggcggTCGACGAGCTCGGCCGTGCACAGCGAGGAGGCGATCCAGGCGGCGTCGTCGGGGAGGACGACGGCCAGCAGCGTCCAGCTCCAGGCGGGCGgcgagccgccggcggcgatggacgtggaggaggagaagcggcTGATCGACAGGGAGGTGGGCCGCGGCGTGGTGTACCTGATGGGCGAGGCCAACGTGTCGGCGGGGCCCAACTCGTCCATCCTCAAGAGGATCGCGGTGAACTACATCTACACCTTCCTGAGGAAGAACCTGACAGAAGGGCACAGGGCACTGGCGATTCCAAACGATCAGCTGCTCAAGGTTGGGATCACGTATGAAATCTAGGCATTTGATACATCTGATCTGATAtcaaagtatacatatatatgtgggaaaaaaaatgagCCTAGTATAAACCATGGGTTTTGTTGATGATGCTGATGTTGGAAGAGAGGGCAAAGTGCCTTTTTTGTTTGTTGAATAAGTAGTTTCAGCTGAAAGTGTTGGCAGGCAGGGAGGGTTTGGTTTTTCTTTCGCCTCTGTACAGTGTGGTTTGTGTAAACGGCGTGTGCCAACTTGAGTAGAAGGTTTCTCACTGGTGGTGTGTTGTCCATGCTAATCCGAGATGTCCCCTGTGTTTATGGCCATCACTCATCACACACCCTCCGGTGAACTCCCATGCACGCGCTTGAAATGCGATGCAAATGGCGATGAAAAGTTATAAAGTACTCCAATATGTTATGGTTTGATGTAATCGAGCATCCTACAAGGATtgaattgggaaaaaaaaatgtcgTAGGTTAGAAGAAAATAAGTGAAGGCAAACTTCGGCCGGCAGTAGATTTATCATTTCCTCTGTTCTTCTACCTTATATTTCTCTGCGTGTAGAATTAGATCCGAATGAAATTTTGCGCAATGATGAATTGATGTTGTTGTGTGCAATTGCGGTCAAACTAATTTACCGTTATGAAGTGagcgtagctcaactggttaggttccttTAGTGGTAAGCAAATTGTTCTTTCAGTGGCAGGCGACGTACCCATCGACAACAAGGCAcccgtggtgacttcgtcaatctcaaaatatatcgGCTCGGTCTTCCGAATATGCTCATAAGAGTAGGGTGTGCGTGTAttcgttcataggggtgagtgtacgCGCGTTGTGAGCGTCTgcgtttgtgtgtgtgtgtagttCAACTTAAATTCTAAACACTTCTCCAGTATGTAAAAAACATAAATGGTTAACATTTATATCAGTACTTAATATTTAGAATGATAATCATGATTATAAATTAAACGGAACATGTTTTATAACTTCACTAGCAATATGCCCGTGGGTAGCAATGGATATTCATTCATAGGTTCAGGGACCATATAATTGGGAATGGGCTCAGTGTTTTTGGACAGAGCAGAAGGATAACCCTCTAGTTTACTGATAaccatagggtgtgtttagttcacgctaaaattggaagtttggttgaaattggaacgatgtgacgaaaaagttagaagtttatgtgtgtaggaaagttttgatgtaatggaaaagttggaattttgaaaaaaaagtttggagctAAACTCGGTCATAATCAAGGTAAACACATAAAAAGCAAGAAAGGAAAGTAGATAGTGAAGGTACAGAAACCAAAACAGGGTCCATAAGCACACATGTGCATGAAATTTTGAAGGCACTGTTAAATCTCAACTACATCTAAGAAACCTTAGTGCTGTACCCAGTGTGGCTACATGCTTTGCAATGACGCCTGTTGAAATAGTATCAGAGCAATGTATTTGGTTGAACAATAACTGGAGTCTGTAATGTTACTATTTCACTGAATATACAACAGAGTTTTAACAACCAGTACAACTTTGGAAATTCCTAACTTACAGCATCAGAACAGAGTATACCGATCTTCACCTTCACTGAAGATCTTGGCTGCTCCTCAGACTTCGGGACTGGAGGCACAATCGTCGTGTCACTGGCATTtgttataatagaaaaaaataagtgAAGAATGAAGACAAGCATTTTAGTGAAATGTGCATTTATGATGCCAGGAAGGTTATATAACCGTACCACTGAATATCCAACAGCTAAGGTTGACATGGATAAAGTGATTAGGCTTCATCTCTCACAAGCCCTTCAGCCATTCCCGAAAATGTGCTTGCATTTTGTCTCGACTTGCCGCGTTCCCAACATTAACAGTGGGAATTACCTTTTGGGGTCTCAGAAACTAGCAAACAAATATAGACCTATAATTATAAGGTATCAAAGTAAAAGATTACAAAAATGCATGATCATATCTGGCAATTTACCATCACAAATTCTCTAAGCTCACTGAAACTTGAGTGCTCGCTATAAGGAACACCTACAAGGATAACAAATTAGTTTAATGAAACATGGAATCAGAGCAAATTACTTTATAAATTTGAAATTGCTGAAAGATAATGTTTGTCTAGCACATATGATACAAAACTAACTAGGTTGCAGCTAGAATATGCATCTGAAACAACATGCCCAGTATGAGGAAGTTCTAATGCAGGACACACTTGTGGGT
This window of the Oryza sativa Japonica Group chromosome 4, ASM3414082v1 genome carries:
- the LOC4335729 gene encoding potassium transporter 1; the encoded protein is MSSALEVEGSGSPGVEPAATATASRLKRHDSLFGDAEKVSGGKHHGGSAVSWAVTLHLAFQSVGIIYGDIGTSPLYVYSSTFPDGIGHRDDLVGVLSLILYTLIIIPMLKYVFIVLYANDNGDGGTFALYSLISRYAKIRMIPNQQAEDAMVSNYSIEAPSSQLRRAQWVKHKLESSRAAKMALFFLTILGTSMVMGDGTLTPAISVLSAVSGIREKAPNLTQTQVVLISVAILFMLFSVQRFGTDKVGYTFAPIISVWFLLIAGIGLYNLVVHEITILKAFNPWYIVQYFRRNGKKGWVSLGGVVLCVTGTEGMFADLGHFNIRAVQISFNCILFPSVALCYIGQAAYLRKFPENVSDTFYKSIPGPLFWPTFIVAILAAIIASQAMLSGAFAILSKALSLGCLPRVRVIHTSKKYEGQVYIPEVNFMMGLASIIVTIAFRTTTSIGNAYGICVVTTFMVTTHLMTVVMLLIWKKHLVFILLFYCVFGFTEVVYLSSILSKFVDGGYLPFCFAMVLMTMMATWHYVHVRRYWYELDHIVPTAELASLLEENGGVRRVPGVGLLYTELVQGIPPLFPRLVRKIPSVHAVFVFISIKHLPIPHVAAAERFLFRQVGPRARRVFRCVARYGYTDALEEPREFAAFLVDGLKMFIQEESAFAPHQEMIDAAADDDDEAAARPRRSTSSAVHSEEAIQAASSGRTTASSVQLQAGGEPPAAMDVEEEKRLIDREVGRGVVYLMGEANVSAGPNSSILKRIAVNYIYTFLRKNLTEGHRALAIPNDQLLKVGITYEI